In the genome of Chloroflexota bacterium, one region contains:
- the gcvT gene encoding glycine cleavage system aminomethyltransferase GcvT, translating into MSDEALRRTPLAAVHERLGARMAPFSGWLMPIQYTGIVAEHLHTREAASLFDLSHMGRLRIDGSDGGTMVQRATTNDASRLAPGAAQYSLLCNERGGVIEDLIVYRMGAWWLLVVNAGNRERVFAHLASLGERAELDASLRDDTFDLALIGLQGPASEAVLREVVDADLPALRYYHAAECHLRTNATPVTVARTGYTGEDGFEIMVPTPEAAALWEMLEADARVRPAGLGARDTLRLEAGMPLYGHELTEDVTPFEAGLGRVVRLGKGPFVGSDALAALAEVPPSRRLVGLALQEGAIPRAGCAVERDGRPVGAVTSGTFSPTLRRPIALAYVESDAAEVDTELSVVVRGGGCPARVVSL; encoded by the coding sequence ATGAGTGACGAGGCGCTCCGGCGGACTCCCCTCGCGGCCGTCCACGAGCGCCTGGGCGCGCGCATGGCCCCCTTTTCCGGGTGGCTCATGCCCATCCAGTACACGGGCATTGTGGCCGAGCACCTCCATACGCGCGAGGCGGCGAGCCTCTTCGACCTTTCCCACATGGGCCGGTTGCGCATCGACGGATCGGACGGCGGGACGATGGTTCAGCGCGCGACCACGAACGACGCGAGCCGGCTCGCGCCCGGCGCGGCCCAGTATTCGCTCCTCTGTAATGAACGGGGTGGGGTGATCGAAGACCTCATCGTGTACCGGATGGGGGCCTGGTGGCTCCTCGTCGTCAACGCTGGCAATCGAGAACGGGTCTTCGCGCACCTGGCGAGCCTCGGTGAGCGCGCAGAGCTGGACGCGAGCCTGCGGGACGACACCTTCGATCTGGCCCTGATCGGCCTGCAGGGACCGGCGAGCGAGGCGGTGCTCCGGGAGGTCGTCGACGCGGACCTCCCCGCCCTGCGTTATTACCATGCGGCGGAGTGCCACCTACGGACCAATGCGACGCCGGTGACCGTGGCCCGGACGGGCTATACCGGGGAAGATGGATTCGAGATAATGGTGCCAACCCCGGAGGCGGCTGCGCTCTGGGAAATGCTGGAGGCGGATGCGCGCGTTCGGCCGGCCGGCCTCGGAGCGCGGGACACGCTGCGGCTGGAGGCGGGCATGCCGCTCTACGGCCACGAGCTGACCGAAGACGTAACACCGTTTGAAGCGGGGCTCGGGCGCGTAGTGCGACTGGGCAAGGGTCCGTTCGTGGGAAGCGACGCATTGGCGGCGCTGGCTGAGGTGCCGCCGAGTCGACGCCTGGTGGGCCTGGCGCTCCAGGAAGGCGCCATTCCCCGTGCCGGATGCGCGGTGGAGCGCGACGGGAGGCCGGTGGGCGCGGTCACGAGCGGGACGTTCTCGCCGACGCTTCGGCGCCCCATCGCCCTGGCGTACGTGGAGTCGGACGCCGCCGAGGTCGATACGGAGCTGAGCGTCGTGGTCCGAGGCGGCGGGTGCCCAGCGCGCGTCGTATCATTGC
- the metF gene encoding methylenetetrahydrofolate reductase [NAD(P)H] — MRIADAFRTGRAVFSFEFFPPKTEEGVRDLLATARELAALHPSFVSVTYGAGGSTRELTIDLVARIKEEIGLETMAHLTCVGHSAGEIAQILDQIRDRGIENVLPLRGDPPRGETHFVRPADGFGYAQELVRFIRSRWDFCLAGACYPETHQEAPDGETDLRHLKEKVASGVDFLITQLFFDPSDYFAFVERARGTGIDVPIVPGIMPITNVAQIERIAAMCGSRIPPALRERLDRVREDDEAVTATGVEWAIDQCRTLLAGGAPGVHFFTLNRSRATRTIFERLQEAHVVS, encoded by the coding sequence ATGCGTATTGCGGACGCCTTTCGCACTGGCAGGGCGGTCTTCTCGTTCGAGTTCTTCCCACCAAAGACTGAGGAGGGGGTGCGCGACCTCCTGGCGACCGCGCGGGAGCTGGCCGCGCTGCATCCATCGTTCGTCTCGGTCACCTATGGCGCAGGGGGCAGCACCCGCGAGCTGACGATCGATCTCGTCGCCCGAATCAAAGAGGAGATCGGTTTGGAGACGATGGCCCACCTGACCTGCGTGGGGCACAGCGCCGGCGAGATCGCGCAGATCCTCGACCAGATCCGCGATCGCGGGATCGAGAACGTCCTGCCGCTGCGCGGCGACCCGCCGCGGGGGGAGACGCACTTCGTGCGGCCCGCGGATGGTTTCGGCTACGCGCAGGAACTGGTGCGGTTCATCCGGAGCCGTTGGGACTTCTGCCTTGCCGGCGCCTGTTATCCGGAGACGCATCAGGAAGCGCCGGATGGGGAGACCGACCTGCGCCACCTGAAGGAGAAGGTGGCGTCCGGCGTCGATTTCCTGATCACCCAGCTCTTCTTCGATCCGTCGGACTATTTCGCATTCGTCGAGCGGGCGCGGGGGACGGGCATCGACGTGCCCATCGTCCCGGGGATCATGCCCATCACGAACGTCGCGCAGATCGAGCGTATCGCCGCGATGTGCGGGTCGCGCATTCCCCCGGCTTTGCGGGAGCGCCTCGACCGGGTGCGCGAGGACGACGAAGCGGTCACGGCGACGGGCGTCGAATGGGCGATCGACCAGTGCCGCACGCTGCTGGCCGGTGGAGCTCCTGGGGTCCACTTCTTCACCCTGAATCGCTCCCGCGCCACGCGCACCATCTTCGAGCGGCTCCAGGAGGCGCACGTCGTTTCATGA
- a CDS encoding amidohydrolase family protein encodes MARSYRRVSGDSHLQVPADAWTHRVPAAYRDQAPRRVKRPDGGQAIVAADGSAYFGATGSYAGHTPETFDPMVAFDFDTAVGAGPPAQRIAEQDRDGVDAELLFPGTSAIHGIAAADRPAYLAMVRAYNEYLAEEYCAIAPDRLFGVGMLPTKDVDLKIQEMERCKRLGLRAVGLHDLPSGQTYPTVEDDRFWAAALDLGMPVCIHTTISRRSGQLFQYSRTPASERPPDDFIDRLYRHANPSRCGALTACQLVFAGVFDRFPSLQIYWAENNVGWIPFYFEQLDAEYAKNHVWAERHFGIPRLARRPSEIIRDHSSWGFYDDRIGIKLRYEIGPDRIVWGSDFPHVVTAWPNSSRLLAEQMADVPTAERQAMEAGNLLRFLGIDVDRRRDATQPVGGEP; translated from the coding sequence GTGGCGCGCTCGTACCGGCGCGTCTCCGGCGACAGCCACCTGCAGGTGCCCGCGGACGCGTGGACCCACCGCGTCCCCGCCGCCTACCGGGACCAGGCGCCCAGGCGTGTGAAGCGACCGGACGGGGGCCAGGCGATCGTGGCAGCCGACGGATCGGCCTACTTCGGCGCGACCGGCAGCTACGCGGGCCACACGCCCGAGACATTCGACCCTATGGTGGCCTTCGACTTCGATACCGCCGTCGGCGCAGGTCCACCGGCGCAGCGGATCGCCGAGCAGGATCGGGACGGCGTGGACGCCGAGTTGCTCTTCCCCGGCACGTCCGCCATCCACGGCATCGCGGCGGCCGACCGCCCGGCCTACCTGGCGATGGTTCGGGCCTACAACGAGTACCTCGCGGAGGAGTACTGCGCGATCGCCCCGGACCGCCTCTTCGGGGTGGGCATGCTCCCGACGAAGGACGTCGACCTGAAAATTCAGGAGATGGAGCGCTGCAAGCGGCTGGGGCTGCGGGCGGTGGGCCTTCACGATCTCCCGTCCGGCCAGACCTACCCTACGGTCGAGGACGATCGGTTCTGGGCGGCGGCGCTCGATCTCGGCATGCCCGTCTGCATCCACACGACGATCTCGCGGCGGAGCGGGCAGCTCTTCCAGTACTCGCGCACGCCTGCCTCCGAGCGGCCGCCGGACGATTTCATCGACCGGCTCTACCGCCACGCCAACCCGTCGCGCTGCGGCGCCCTCACAGCGTGCCAGCTCGTCTTCGCCGGCGTCTTCGACCGCTTTCCGTCCCTCCAGATCTACTGGGCCGAAAACAACGTCGGGTGGATCCCGTTCTACTTCGAGCAGCTCGACGCGGAGTATGCGAAGAACCACGTCTGGGCGGAACGGCACTTCGGGATCCCGCGCCTCGCGCGGCGGCCCAGCGAGATCATTCGCGACCACAGCTCCTGGGGCTTCTACGATGACCGGATCGGGATCAAGCTCCGCTACGAGATCGGCCCCGACCGCATCGTGTGGGGGAGCGATTTTCCCCACGTCGTCACGGCGTGGCCGAATTCGAGTCGGCTCCTCGCCGAGCAGATGGCGGACGTCCCGACCGCTGAGCGGCAGGCTATGGAAGCCGGGAACCTCCTGCGGTTCCTGGGAATCGATGTGGACCGGCGCCGAGACGCGACACAGCCGGTGGGAGGAGAACCGTGA
- a CDS encoding amidohydrolase family protein — protein MSYQGHPVVDMDSHIREYEDFERTFGPHMDPAYREPYERLARAITARQGLPGEQVLFMNSRAVLAPTPPRRPLGVADIFPVDRPQPQGSALGQDVEVDRACNWDPAIRLADMDTAAIDVSVLFPSQADGFCVLRDVGFERALHRAYHRFVSDYCAAGNGRLRWVANATMRDPRATAEDLTDWCKRDANLAGLFIPRACPDGTLLDNPALYPIFACAQELDLPLFIHGGTLRPPLTPGARELDNAGFIINAVYHAWGGMTAMAALIGGGVFDEFPRLRVGLFESGGGWMPWLVEKLDDAYTPSSAMTPKLRRKPSDVVAEGRIFCSFDPGEEYTAHAVDRLGEQIWLLGTDYPHQGSCFPEGVARIAGNAQLSESAKLQILGGNALRMCPRIASAFAPMAPA, from the coding sequence GTGAGCTATCAAGGGCACCCCGTCGTTGACATGGACTCACACATCCGCGAGTACGAGGATTTCGAGCGAACCTTCGGCCCACACATGGATCCGGCCTACCGGGAGCCCTACGAGCGGCTTGCCCGGGCTATCACGGCGCGCCAGGGACTCCCCGGCGAGCAAGTGCTCTTCATGAACTCGCGTGCGGTCCTCGCACCCACGCCGCCCCGCCGCCCGCTCGGCGTAGCCGACATCTTTCCCGTCGACCGACCGCAGCCGCAGGGCTCCGCCCTCGGCCAGGACGTCGAGGTGGACCGCGCCTGCAACTGGGACCCGGCGATCCGGCTCGCCGACATGGACACCGCCGCGATCGACGTGAGCGTGCTGTTTCCCAGCCAGGCGGACGGCTTCTGCGTCCTCCGCGACGTCGGATTCGAGCGCGCGCTTCACCGGGCCTATCACCGGTTCGTCAGCGACTACTGCGCCGCTGGCAACGGCCGCCTCCGCTGGGTCGCCAACGCCACGATGCGGGACCCGCGAGCCACGGCCGAAGACCTGACCGACTGGTGCAAGCGCGACGCCAACCTCGCCGGCCTCTTCATCCCCCGCGCCTGTCCGGATGGCACGCTCCTCGACAACCCCGCGCTCTACCCCATCTTCGCCTGCGCCCAGGAGCTGGACCTGCCACTCTTCATCCACGGCGGAACCCTCCGCCCGCCGCTCACCCCCGGTGCCCGCGAGCTGGACAACGCCGGATTCATCATCAACGCCGTCTACCACGCGTGGGGTGGCATGACGGCCATGGCCGCACTGATCGGAGGCGGCGTCTTCGACGAGTTCCCGCGCCTGCGCGTCGGACTCTTCGAGAGCGGCGGCGGCTGGATGCCCTGGCTGGTCGAGAAGCTGGATGACGCGTACACCCCATCGTCCGCGATGACGCCGAAGCTGCGGCGCAAGCCGTCGGACGTCGTCGCTGAGGGACGGATCTTCTGTTCGTTCGACCCCGGCGAGGAGTACACCGCCCACGCGGTCGATCGGCTCGGAGAGCAGATCTGGCTGCTGGGCACCGATTATCCACACCAGGGCTCCTGCTTCCCGGAGGGTGTCGCGCGGATCGCCGGGAACGCGCAGCTTTCGGAGAGCGCCAAGCTCCAGATCCTCGGGGGGAACGCCCTGCGGATGTGCCCCCGCATCGCGTCCGCCTTTGCGCCGATGGCCCCCGCCTGA
- a CDS encoding YkvA family protein yields MSLSKAVGIDALRRRARSIKRDTYALYLACRDPRTPWYVRALTAAVVAYAISPIDLIPDFIPVVGYLDDLILVPVGLALAVRMIPGPVMADCRERASGATERPTSRAAAAVVVCIWAAAAALCVYLVADVLNLL; encoded by the coding sequence ATGAGCTTGTCGAAGGCGGTGGGGATCGACGCGCTTCGGCGGCGCGCTCGATCCATCAAGCGGGATACGTACGCTCTCTACCTTGCGTGCCGCGATCCCCGGACGCCGTGGTATGTCCGGGCGCTGACGGCGGCGGTCGTGGCCTACGCGATCAGCCCGATCGACCTCATCCCCGACTTCATTCCCGTCGTCGGATACCTGGACGATCTGATCCTCGTGCCCGTCGGGCTCGCCCTCGCCGTGCGCATGATCCCGGGGCCGGTCATGGCCGACTGTCGCGAGCGGGCGAGCGGAGCGACCGAGCGGCCGACAAGCCGCGCCGCCGCGGCCGTGGTGGTCTGCATCTGGGCGGCCGCGGCGGCGTTGTGCGTCTACTTGGTGGCCGACGTACTGAACCTCCTCTAG
- a CDS encoding thiamine pyrophosphate-dependent enzyme: MMKRDEALQALARQRDDEVVVAVYKAAQEWIHIAPSDLNYTFAGAMGQASSHALGLALGRPDVRVVVLDGDGSLLMNLGSLVTIANAAPKNLVHCVCENGTYETNGAIPVPGAGRFSFADMALAAGYPRAYEFHEIEAWRAAVGAVLREEGPVFVDLKVEPGGLNVPDDFRLLRSVDARERFRQALARRTVARPG; encoded by the coding sequence ATGATGAAGCGGGACGAGGCCCTCCAGGCCCTCGCGCGCCAACGGGACGACGAGGTCGTGGTGGCCGTGTACAAGGCGGCCCAGGAATGGATCCATATCGCGCCCAGCGACCTGAATTACACGTTCGCAGGGGCCATGGGCCAGGCGTCTTCCCATGCGCTGGGTCTCGCGCTCGGACGGCCGGACGTGCGCGTCGTCGTGCTCGACGGCGATGGGAGCCTGCTCATGAACCTGGGGTCGCTCGTCACCATCGCGAACGCGGCTCCAAAGAATCTGGTCCACTGCGTGTGCGAGAATGGCACCTACGAAACGAATGGCGCGATCCCGGTCCCCGGCGCCGGCCGCTTCAGCTTCGCCGACATGGCGTTGGCAGCCGGGTATCCGCGCGCGTACGAATTTCATGAGATCGAGGCGTGGCGCGCGGCGGTCGGCGCGGTCCTGCGGGAAGAGGGGCCGGTCTTCGTGGACCTGAAGGTGGAGCCCGGCGGACTGAACGTGCCGGACGATTTCCGGCTCCTGCGGAGCGTTGACGCGCGCGAGCGATTCCGCCAGGCGCTCGCACGTCGGACCGTGGCCCGGCCGGGTTGA
- a CDS encoding decarboxylase yields the protein MERGEGTSAEPAIGADGGKLEAHAIIREIKRAGVRFVAALPDATTSHVLLRGLLADSDLRVVQVCKEDEGVGVCSGLYCAGERALLLMQETGLLDSLNAVRGTAVENEFPVCMMVGLLGKERGVAPTRSKQYGVRIVEPILDAMGVRHQLVEEPEDVARIVPAIEDAYGRLAPVAILIGQEPR from the coding sequence ATGGAACGTGGCGAAGGTACATCGGCCGAACCGGCAATTGGGGCGGATGGCGGGAAGCTCGAAGCGCACGCGATCATTCGCGAGATCAAGCGCGCTGGCGTGCGCTTCGTCGCGGCCCTGCCCGACGCTACGACGAGCCACGTTCTTCTGCGTGGTCTCCTCGCCGATTCGGACCTGCGCGTGGTTCAGGTGTGCAAGGAGGATGAGGGCGTTGGCGTCTGTAGCGGGCTCTATTGCGCGGGCGAGCGCGCGCTGCTCCTGATGCAGGAGACCGGGCTGCTGGATTCGCTGAACGCGGTGCGCGGCACGGCTGTCGAGAACGAGTTCCCCGTGTGTATGATGGTGGGCCTGCTGGGAAAGGAGCGGGGCGTGGCGCCGACGCGGTCCAAGCAGTATGGCGTCCGGATCGTGGAGCCGATCCTCGATGCGATGGGCGTCCGCCATCAGCTCGTGGAAGAGCCCGAGGACGTGGCGCGCATCGTCCCCGCCATCGAGGATGCGTACGGGCGATTGGCGCCCGTGGCGATCCTCATCGGCCAGGAGCCGCGCTAG
- a CDS encoding cupin domain-containing protein → MAQATQVELAERLKKISIDYVSAYDLYVESLKIPVYTGYYVEDVRTLELGWWSERQCYAAVLKLAGNENVTESRVSEIEPGKTLPAWKFGLDEIVYVASGRGLARVWTTDERDARTFEFQDHSLFLIPRNSTYQLSNASGVNPLRLLHFNYLPMAMNCLPDPEAFFNNPGGTLDVLAALGGEAYSEAKVMGPGEGATPGLSEGMAFWVGNFFPDMRAWDRLVPFRNRGAGGHVVWIRFPGSTFVAHMSVFPALTYKKAHRHGPGTVIVIPAGEGFSVMWPEGQDKVFIPWHEASVFVPPNRWYHQHFNVGQAPGRYLAFHGVRGFTSERLDDRLRDQIEYPDEDPAIRKRFEEELARRGLKSAMPEGAYRDPTYQWTYEGD, encoded by the coding sequence ATGGCTCAAGCCACCCAGGTCGAGCTCGCGGAGCGATTGAAGAAGATCTCCATCGACTACGTCTCGGCGTACGACCTGTACGTCGAGTCTCTCAAGATTCCCGTGTACACCGGCTACTACGTGGAGGACGTTCGCACGCTGGAGCTGGGGTGGTGGTCGGAGCGGCAGTGCTACGCGGCCGTCCTGAAGCTCGCGGGCAACGAGAACGTGACGGAGTCGCGCGTCTCGGAGATCGAGCCGGGCAAGACGCTGCCCGCGTGGAAGTTCGGGCTCGACGAGATCGTGTACGTCGCGAGTGGCCGCGGCCTGGCGCGCGTCTGGACGACCGACGAGCGCGACGCGCGGACCTTCGAGTTCCAGGACCACAGCCTCTTCCTCATCCCGCGCAACTCCACCTATCAGCTCAGCAACGCATCGGGTGTGAACCCGCTCCGTCTCCTGCATTTCAACTATCTCCCGATGGCGATGAACTGCCTTCCCGACCCCGAGGCCTTCTTCAACAATCCGGGCGGAACACTCGACGTGCTGGCGGCGCTGGGTGGCGAGGCGTATTCGGAGGCGAAGGTCATGGGACCGGGCGAAGGGGCGACGCCCGGCTTGAGCGAGGGCATGGCCTTCTGGGTGGGGAACTTCTTCCCCGACATGCGCGCCTGGGACCGGCTCGTGCCGTTCCGAAATCGCGGCGCTGGCGGACACGTCGTCTGGATTCGCTTTCCCGGATCGACGTTCGTGGCCCACATGTCCGTCTTCCCGGCGCTCACCTACAAGAAAGCCCACCGCCACGGACCGGGCACCGTCATTGTCATTCCGGCGGGGGAGGGCTTCTCGGTGATGTGGCCCGAGGGACAAGACAAAGTGTTCATTCCCTGGCACGAGGCGAGCGTATTCGTCCCACCGAATCGGTGGTACCACCAGCACTTCAATGTGGGCCAGGCGCCCGGTCGCTACCTGGCGTTCCACGGCGTGCGAGGGTTCACCAGCGAGCGGCTGGACGACCGGCTGCGGGACCAGATCGAGTACCCGGACGAGGACCCCGCGATTCGGAAGCGCTTCGAGGAAGAGCTTGCCCGGCGCGGGCTGAAGAGCGCGATGCCGGAGGGGGCCTACCGCGATCCCACGTACCAGTGGACCTACGAAGGGGACTAG
- a CDS encoding universal stress protein translates to MFDPILVPHDGSVLASRAFPYALTLAARLRSRLILMQAVHMSGLPDAEAQLYNEEVTEEPRQRLSALADEALRAGVPGVWDIVDGEPGPAIVSAAEHADAQLIVMASHARGDLGRLTFGSVADWVIRHVSIPVLVIPAHVRIAWNEETEFRIVLPLDGSAISEEILGPAGEIAGALGAQVILVRAVEAAESVPRSRTRRHVDALWDYLAAASKRVDGDAVEVWSDVRVGKAADVILGAVTAFDANVIAMSTHGRSGVPRLFLGSESAAVLHRSPVPVLLMRSAVARSAEATSSMLRRPGVRPDRAG, encoded by the coding sequence ATGTTCGATCCGATTCTCGTTCCGCACGACGGGTCCGTGCTCGCATCCCGCGCATTCCCGTACGCGTTGACGCTGGCAGCCCGCCTTCGCTCTCGGCTGATCCTGATGCAGGCCGTTCACATGTCGGGTTTACCGGACGCGGAGGCGCAGCTCTACAACGAAGAGGTGACGGAAGAGCCGCGCCAGCGATTGAGCGCACTCGCCGACGAAGCCCTCCGAGCCGGGGTGCCCGGGGTCTGGGACATTGTCGACGGTGAGCCGGGGCCGGCCATCGTTTCAGCGGCCGAGCACGCCGATGCGCAACTCATCGTGATGGCGTCCCACGCGCGCGGCGATCTCGGCCGGTTGACCTTCGGCAGCGTCGCCGATTGGGTGATTCGCCACGTCTCGATCCCCGTTCTCGTGATTCCCGCCCATGTCCGGATCGCGTGGAACGAGGAGACGGAGTTCCGCATCGTGCTTCCGCTCGACGGCTCCGCGATTTCCGAAGAGATCCTTGGCCCGGCGGGCGAGATCGCGGGAGCCCTCGGGGCGCAGGTGATCCTCGTGCGCGCCGTGGAGGCAGCCGAGTCCGTCCCGCGATCACGAACCCGCAGGCACGTCGACGCGCTGTGGGACTATCTCGCGGCCGCGAGCAAGCGCGTCGATGGCGACGCGGTGGAGGTCTGGAGCGACGTCCGCGTGGGCAAGGCCGCGGACGTCATCCTCGGCGCCGTGACCGCCTTCGACGCGAATGTGATCGCCATGTCCACCCACGGCCGGAGCGGCGTGCCGCGACTCTTCCTGGGGAGCGAATCAGCGGCGGTGCTGCATCGCTCGCCGGTTCCGGTCTTGTTGATGCGATCGGCCGTCGCGCGCTCAGCGGAGGCGACGTCCTCGATGCTGCGACGACCCGGCGTGCGCCCAGACCGCGCAGGTTAG
- a CDS encoding ABC transporter ATP-binding protein, translating into MVRLQNVSKGFEGGAQAVKNVSLEIQEGAIFTLLGPSGSGKTTTLRLIAGLEEPDSGAIYFRDRPMVDVAQRLFVPANSRNVGMVFQSYAIWPHMTVEENVAYPLKLRHLSKERVRERVSAALDLVGMSGLERRPAPLLSGGQQQRVALARALVYEPEVLLLDEPFSNLDAKLRDQMRVELKLLQHRLGITVVFVTHDQVEALSLSDRVAVMNLGEVQQIGKPEILYEKPANPFVRDFLGKTVLLIGRVSATGPDGQVAVGISGAQNCVLFGWSYDVRGLETGEVVHLAIRPEDIKLEAAEATEPPAGTMRGTVEARLFVGERTEYRVVAAEQPPLLVYGRRDEKISEGQDVWLRPHGQNIAIWPAETR; encoded by the coding sequence ATGGTACGTCTCCAGAACGTGTCCAAGGGGTTCGAGGGCGGAGCCCAGGCCGTCAAGAATGTGTCGCTGGAAATCCAGGAGGGCGCCATATTTACGCTTCTGGGACCAAGTGGAAGCGGCAAGACCACGACGCTCCGGCTCATTGCTGGCCTCGAGGAGCCGGACTCCGGTGCAATCTACTTCCGCGACCGGCCGATGGTGGACGTGGCGCAACGGCTGTTCGTGCCCGCCAACTCGCGGAACGTCGGCATGGTCTTCCAGTCTTACGCTATCTGGCCCCACATGACGGTCGAAGAGAACGTCGCCTATCCACTCAAGCTCCGCCACCTGTCCAAGGAACGGGTCCGCGAGCGCGTCTCCGCGGCGCTGGATTTGGTCGGGATGAGCGGGCTGGAGAGGCGTCCGGCGCCCTTGCTGAGCGGAGGCCAGCAGCAGCGCGTGGCGCTCGCCAGGGCGCTCGTCTACGAGCCGGAGGTGCTGCTGCTGGATGAGCCGTTCAGCAATCTCGACGCCAAGCTACGTGACCAGATGCGGGTGGAGCTGAAGCTGCTCCAGCATCGCCTGGGAATCACGGTCGTCTTCGTGACGCACGACCAGGTGGAGGCGCTGAGTCTGTCGGACCGCGTCGCCGTGATGAACCTCGGCGAAGTCCAGCAGATTGGAAAGCCAGAGATCCTCTACGAGAAGCCGGCCAACCCGTTCGTGCGCGACTTCCTGGGGAAAACGGTCCTCCTCATCGGTCGCGTCTCCGCGACCGGCCCCGATGGCCAGGTGGCGGTCGGCATCAGTGGCGCGCAGAACTGCGTCCTCTTCGGCTGGAGCTATGACGTTCGCGGCCTGGAAACCGGAGAGGTCGTCCACCTGGCGATCAGACCAGAGGACATCAAGCTCGAGGCGGCGGAGGCAACGGAGCCCCCGGCCGGTACCATGCGCGGCACCGTGGAGGCGCGCCTCTTCGTCGGCGAACGGACCGAGTACCGGGTGGTGGCAGCCGAGCAGCCTCCCCTTCTCGTGTATGGACGCCGGGACGAGAAGATTTCAGAGGGCCAGGACGTGTGGCTGCGCCCGCATGGGCAAAACATCGCTATCTGGCCCGCGGAGACCCGCTAA